In Drosophila teissieri strain GT53w chromosome 2R, Prin_Dtei_1.1, whole genome shotgun sequence, the following proteins share a genomic window:
- the LOC122614716 gene encoding cilia- and flagella-associated protein 61 isoform X1 — MSQFQIRLAEVADQDGLNKLIRSPGVRWFGNIRPKFRGKDSVFHCYQTYRILALCRESSALVAYAEFRNYPSIAALPTDCWLEWLSTRYCLPMSISWLNALFFNFCIYKSTSSAVLAEIIKDVLYRESRVWFLIAVRTPYVPQPKHFEETFDDLEKISQVFYPLEYSMDGNNNTQSLYIVDRFVLLPRITYRKALAEDNDDIIAIQEVENPELRAELGDYYIAEEVMAQDPRSMLVVAEIINQCQESELAIFLWLSADIDILFYVRNYQMEQFGNLVKPVDGRSFHYETMTVSSVQRRAEASMFTADALDDLDAVTILGGLQRVDSGMSVASLGKMKVSSIGGMIDDTNVATENKFFMRECLYSKFKFILEKLHSHDYYLRHEESVINFIYPAGKEPAGPAAMAAASNVFLLRCIVARQDFPLSRLFNAMVTMFCAYPDRDYCMMLMTAKHKASRSYLEVLQYFMPVASRPSDVSNLDDVFITHRSTIFGEISLYKLEKEDVSQVHSLSIGNLPSNAQARHSSSSSFSYCSKVNEREELEHELHVLDAIMKDVLENESSEFAVFTIRCGISTRSVRENTAIGFVVIREFHCHDQLFEHYHLPKHEHHLNGRRAEIISLRLHPLFLVSADLIFRDLARKTSFYDYYFINSVDGYKYSNDLKKMMMVIEPKPIKKMPVFTGIQADQKKPKKKLDLPLPNFSRDNMIIYRHKLNPVKWFTNSRKLVIIGFSAVTKAFLRQLVFQWNSKDHKNSESYTCLTRLQVTVICRAGIVEADYDSLFKCPYCTSSLGCYLSYRNESCYVRDCCMRIDLRYWVHFVPGKVEKVDREKKCVKIDSCEIHYDTLLLMCDRMFVLRCVDLPVYSARPCNLVEINFRLNKLLLFYKVRALLEDMPRTYLVLVYGNNLRTYECIAFLIGHGVDCSRMVFVQPHRVTGRDADVKEKCPYWDENLQMILDDILVEKGVQIYTDYDFHHYNMHKSTDFIMEVIFQHFPSQKQATFECDLFISFQEGHLHQRHKQWLRSAGIELEGNEILVNERYQTNDPDVYAAGSFIKMRHTPNYQYKFVSERELARKILHHLGIVTDKNFEDRFAEPVLFQAILPLRYFITKVTMPRRYLISQLPVMKNCNLTTYKNQTFGRVGLTTRMMVDEIVVVTKQECHLDFLLYFCGKHELLLNKLKSRYKAQLIHCFLKFFQEPWTELIMHDDFEELQAENKELLSPMAISALSRPNRGALGELTDMDFFTLNKRYIELKLLSFLREHRRDFRHEFALPEDFLKLDLAEYERYLDAEENDLSSDSSET, encoded by the exons ATGAGTCAGTTTCAGATTCGCTTGGCCGAAGTGGCGGACCAGGATGGGCTCAACAAGCTGATCCGATCGCCAGGTGTCCGGTGGTTCGGCAATATCCGTCCGAAATTCCGCGGCAAGGACTCCGTGTTCCACTGCTATCAGACCTACAGGATACTGGCTCTTTGCAGGGAGTCCTCCGCACTGGTGGCCTACGCCGAGTTCCGCAACTATCCCTCCATCGCCGCCTTGCCCACGGATTGCTGGCTGGAGTGGCTGTCCACCAGATACTG CTTACCCATGTCCATCAGCTGGCTGAATGCGTTGTTCTTCAACTTCTGCATCTACAAGAGCACCTCCTCCGCGGTGCTGGCTGAGATCATAAAGGACGTGCTCTACAGGGAGAGCAGGGTGTGGTTTCTGATCGCAGTGAGGACTCCGTATGTGCCACAGCCCAAGCACTTTGAGGAAACCTTCGATGACTTGGAGAAGATATCCCAGGTCTTTTACCCACTGGAATACAGCATGGACGGGAACAACAACACCCAGTCCTTGTACATTGTGGACAGGTTCGTCCTTCTGCCGAGGATCACTTACCGGAAGGCACT GGCCGAGGATAACGACGATATTATTGCGATCCAAGAGGTCGAGAACCCGGAGCTGCGAGCGGAGCTGGGCGACTACTATATCGCCGAGGAGGTGATGGCACAGGATCCGAGGAGCATGCTGGTGGTGGCCGAGATAATCAACCAGTGCCAGGAGTCCGAATTGGCCATCTTCCTGTGGCTGTCCGCGGATATTGACATTCTGTTCTATGTGCGCAACTACCAGATGGAACAGTTCGGCAACCTGGTGAAGCCCGTCGATGGCAGGTCCTTCCACTACGAGACGATGACGGTGTC ATCGGTGCAGCGAAGGGCGGAGGCCAGCATGTTCACCGCAGATGCCCTGGATGATCTGGATGCGGTGACCATTCTGGGTGGACTGCAGCGGGTTGACAGCGGTATGAG CGTGGCCAGCCTGGGTAAGATGAAGGTCAGCTCCATTGGCGGCATGATTGACGACACCAACGTGGCAACCGAAAACAAGTTTTTCATGCGCGAGTGCCTCTACTCCAAGTTCAAGTTCATTCTTGAGA AACTGCACAGCCACGATTACTATTTGCGGCACGAGGAAAGCGTGATTAACTTTATATATCCGGCCGGAAAAGAGCCCGCGGGTCCGGCAGCCATGGCGGCGGCATCCAACGTTTTCCTACTCAGGTGCATTGTGGCACGACAGGATTTCCCACTGTCCCGCCTCTTCAACGCCATGGTGACCATGTTTTGCGCCTATCCGGATAGGGACTACTGCATGATGCTGATGACGGCGAAGCACAAGGCGAGCAGGAGCTACCTGGAGGTGCTGCAGTACTTTATG CCAGTGGCTTCACGGCCCAGTGATGTGTCCAACCTGGACGACGTATTCATAACACATCGCAGCACCATCTTCGGGGAGATCAGCCTGTacaagctggagaaggaggaCGTGTCCCAGGTGCACAGCCTGAGCATCGGCAACTTGCCCAGCAACGCACAAGCCCGCCattcgagcagcagcagcttctcgTACTGCTCCAAGGTGAACGAGCgggaggagctggagcacGAGCTCCATGTCCTCGATGCGATCATGAAGGATGTGCTGGAGAACGAGTCCAGTGAGTTCGCGGTGTTCACGATTCGGTGTGGCATCTCCACGAGATCGGTTAGGGAGAACACTGCGATTGGTTTTGTGGTCATCCGAGAGTTCCATTGTCATGACCAGCTCTTTGAGCACTACCACCTGCCCAAGCACGAACATCATTTGAATGGACGTAGGGCCGAGATCATATCGCTGCGATTGCATCCTCTGTTCTTGGTTAGTGCCGATCTGATATTCAGGGATTTGGCCAGGAAGACAAGCTTCTACGACTACTACTTCATTAATTCGGTCGAC GGCTATAAGTACAGCAACGACTTGAAGAAAATGATGATGGTCATAGAGCCGAAGCCCATAAAAAAGATGCCGGTATTTACTGGGATCCAGGCAGATCAGAAGAAACCGAAGAAGAAGCTGGATCTACCCTTGCCAAATTTCTCCAGGGATAACATGATCATCTATCGCCACAAACTCAACCCGGTTAAGTGGTTCACCAACAGCAGGAAGCTGGTCATCATTGGGTTCAGTGCCGTGACGAAGGCCTTCCTGCGACAGCTCGTGTTCCAATGGAATAGCAAGGA CCACAAGAACTCGGAAAGCTACACCTGCTTGACAAGGCTTCAGGTGACTGTGATCTGCAGGGCGGGCATTGTGGAGGCGGACTATGACAGCCTGTTCAAGTGTCCCTATTGCACGAGTAGCCTAGGATGCTATCTCTCGTACCGAAATGAGTCGTGCTACGTAAGGGATTGTTGCATGCGGATTGACTTGCGGTACTGGGTGCACTTTGTGCCCGGAAAGGTGGAAAAGGTCGATAG AGAGAAAAAGTGTGTGAAGATTGATTCCTGCGAGATTCACTACGACACGCTATTGCTAATGTGTGACCGGATGTTCGTGCTCCGCTGCGTAGATCTGCCGGTGTACTCGGCTCGTCCTTGCAACCTCGTCGAGATTAACTTTCGCCTGAACAAGTTGCTGCTCTTCTATAAGGTGCGCGCTCTCCTGGAGGATATGCCGCGCACGTATTTGGTGCTGGTGTATGGCAACAACTTGCGCACCTACGAGTGCATTGCCTTCCTGATCGGACATGGGGTGGATTGTTCGCGGATGGTGTTCGTCCAGCCACATCGCGTCACTGGAAGGGATGCGGATGTGAAGGAGAAGTGTCCTTACTGGGACGAAAACCTGCAGATGATCCTCGACGACATCCTGGTCGAGAAGGGAGTCCAAATCTACACGGACTACGACTTTCACCATTACAATATGCACAAGTCAACTGACTTCATTATGGAGGTGATCTTTCAGCATTTCCCCAGTCAAAAGCAGGCGACCTTCGAGTGCGACCTCTTCATCTCCTTCCAGGAGGGACACCTTCACCAACGGCACAAGCAAT GGCTAAGGAGTGCGGGCATCGAGCTCGAAGGCAATGAAATCCTGGTGAACGAGCGCTACCAGACCAATGATCCAGATGTCTATGCAGCTGGCAGCTTCATCAAAATGCGACACACACCCAACTACCAATACAAATTTGTCAGTGAGAGAGAGTTGGCCCGCAAG ATCTTACATCATCTGGGCATAGTTACGGACAAGAATTTCGAGGATCGCTTCGCTGAGCCTGTGCTCTTCCAGGCCATTCTTCCGCTGCGCTACTTCATCACCAAAGTGACCATGCCCCGCAGATACCTCATCTCCCAACTGCCTGTCATGAAGAACTGCAATCTGACCACGTATAAGAACCAAACCTTCGGTCGTGTGGGACTAACCACGCGTATGATGGTGGATGAGATCGTGGTTGTAACAAAGCAA GAGTGCCACTTGGACTTCCTGCTGTACTTTTGTGGCAAGCACGAGTTGCTGCTGAACAAGCTGAAGTCGCGCTACAAGGCGCAATTGATTCACTGCTTTCTGAAGTTCTTCCAGGAGCCCTGGACAGAGCTGATCATGCATGACGACTTCGAGGAGCTGCAGGCGGAGAACAAGGAACTGCTCAGCCCCATGGCTATTTCGGCACTATCA CGTCCAAATCGTGGAGCGCTGGGCGAATTGACGGATATGGATTTCTTCACCCTGAACAAGCGCTACATCGAGCTGAAGCTGCTGTCTTTCCTGCGGGAGCATCGAAGAGACTTTCGTCACGAGTTCGCCCTGCCCGAAGACTTTCTCAAACTGGACCTGGCCGAGTACGAGAGATACTTGGATGCGGAGGAAAACGATTTGTCCTCGGACTCGAGTGAAACATAG
- the LOC122614716 gene encoding cilia- and flagella-associated protein 61 isoform X2, producing the protein MKVSSIGGMIDDTNVATENKFFMRECLYSKFKFILEKLHSHDYYLRHEESVINFIYPAGKEPAGPAAMAAASNVFLLRCIVARQDFPLSRLFNAMVTMFCAYPDRDYCMMLMTAKHKASRSYLEVLQYFMPVASRPSDVSNLDDVFITHRSTIFGEISLYKLEKEDVSQVHSLSIGNLPSNAQARHSSSSSFSYCSKVNEREELEHELHVLDAIMKDVLENESSEFAVFTIRCGISTRSVRENTAIGFVVIREFHCHDQLFEHYHLPKHEHHLNGRRAEIISLRLHPLFLVSADLIFRDLARKTSFYDYYFINSVDGYKYSNDLKKMMMVIEPKPIKKMPVFTGIQADQKKPKKKLDLPLPNFSRDNMIIYRHKLNPVKWFTNSRKLVIIGFSAVTKAFLRQLVFQWNSKDHKNSESYTCLTRLQVTVICRAGIVEADYDSLFKCPYCTSSLGCYLSYRNESCYVRDCCMRIDLRYWVHFVPGKVEKVDREKKCVKIDSCEIHYDTLLLMCDRMFVLRCVDLPVYSARPCNLVEINFRLNKLLLFYKVRALLEDMPRTYLVLVYGNNLRTYECIAFLIGHGVDCSRMVFVQPHRVTGRDADVKEKCPYWDENLQMILDDILVEKGVQIYTDYDFHHYNMHKSTDFIMEVIFQHFPSQKQATFECDLFISFQEGHLHQRHKQWLRSAGIELEGNEILVNERYQTNDPDVYAAGSFIKMRHTPNYQYKFVSERELARKILHHLGIVTDKNFEDRFAEPVLFQAILPLRYFITKVTMPRRYLISQLPVMKNCNLTTYKNQTFGRVGLTTRMMVDEIVVVTKQECHLDFLLYFCGKHELLLNKLKSRYKAQLIHCFLKFFQEPWTELIMHDDFEELQAENKELLSPMAISALSRPNRGALGELTDMDFFTLNKRYIELKLLSFLREHRRDFRHEFALPEDFLKLDLAEYERYLDAEENDLSSDSSET; encoded by the exons ATGAAGGTCAGCTCCATTGGCGGCATGATTGACGACACCAACGTGGCAACCGAAAACAAGTTTTTCATGCGCGAGTGCCTCTACTCCAAGTTCAAGTTCATTCTTGAGA AACTGCACAGCCACGATTACTATTTGCGGCACGAGGAAAGCGTGATTAACTTTATATATCCGGCCGGAAAAGAGCCCGCGGGTCCGGCAGCCATGGCGGCGGCATCCAACGTTTTCCTACTCAGGTGCATTGTGGCACGACAGGATTTCCCACTGTCCCGCCTCTTCAACGCCATGGTGACCATGTTTTGCGCCTATCCGGATAGGGACTACTGCATGATGCTGATGACGGCGAAGCACAAGGCGAGCAGGAGCTACCTGGAGGTGCTGCAGTACTTTATG CCAGTGGCTTCACGGCCCAGTGATGTGTCCAACCTGGACGACGTATTCATAACACATCGCAGCACCATCTTCGGGGAGATCAGCCTGTacaagctggagaaggaggaCGTGTCCCAGGTGCACAGCCTGAGCATCGGCAACTTGCCCAGCAACGCACAAGCCCGCCattcgagcagcagcagcttctcgTACTGCTCCAAGGTGAACGAGCgggaggagctggagcacGAGCTCCATGTCCTCGATGCGATCATGAAGGATGTGCTGGAGAACGAGTCCAGTGAGTTCGCGGTGTTCACGATTCGGTGTGGCATCTCCACGAGATCGGTTAGGGAGAACACTGCGATTGGTTTTGTGGTCATCCGAGAGTTCCATTGTCATGACCAGCTCTTTGAGCACTACCACCTGCCCAAGCACGAACATCATTTGAATGGACGTAGGGCCGAGATCATATCGCTGCGATTGCATCCTCTGTTCTTGGTTAGTGCCGATCTGATATTCAGGGATTTGGCCAGGAAGACAAGCTTCTACGACTACTACTTCATTAATTCGGTCGAC GGCTATAAGTACAGCAACGACTTGAAGAAAATGATGATGGTCATAGAGCCGAAGCCCATAAAAAAGATGCCGGTATTTACTGGGATCCAGGCAGATCAGAAGAAACCGAAGAAGAAGCTGGATCTACCCTTGCCAAATTTCTCCAGGGATAACATGATCATCTATCGCCACAAACTCAACCCGGTTAAGTGGTTCACCAACAGCAGGAAGCTGGTCATCATTGGGTTCAGTGCCGTGACGAAGGCCTTCCTGCGACAGCTCGTGTTCCAATGGAATAGCAAGGA CCACAAGAACTCGGAAAGCTACACCTGCTTGACAAGGCTTCAGGTGACTGTGATCTGCAGGGCGGGCATTGTGGAGGCGGACTATGACAGCCTGTTCAAGTGTCCCTATTGCACGAGTAGCCTAGGATGCTATCTCTCGTACCGAAATGAGTCGTGCTACGTAAGGGATTGTTGCATGCGGATTGACTTGCGGTACTGGGTGCACTTTGTGCCCGGAAAGGTGGAAAAGGTCGATAG AGAGAAAAAGTGTGTGAAGATTGATTCCTGCGAGATTCACTACGACACGCTATTGCTAATGTGTGACCGGATGTTCGTGCTCCGCTGCGTAGATCTGCCGGTGTACTCGGCTCGTCCTTGCAACCTCGTCGAGATTAACTTTCGCCTGAACAAGTTGCTGCTCTTCTATAAGGTGCGCGCTCTCCTGGAGGATATGCCGCGCACGTATTTGGTGCTGGTGTATGGCAACAACTTGCGCACCTACGAGTGCATTGCCTTCCTGATCGGACATGGGGTGGATTGTTCGCGGATGGTGTTCGTCCAGCCACATCGCGTCACTGGAAGGGATGCGGATGTGAAGGAGAAGTGTCCTTACTGGGACGAAAACCTGCAGATGATCCTCGACGACATCCTGGTCGAGAAGGGAGTCCAAATCTACACGGACTACGACTTTCACCATTACAATATGCACAAGTCAACTGACTTCATTATGGAGGTGATCTTTCAGCATTTCCCCAGTCAAAAGCAGGCGACCTTCGAGTGCGACCTCTTCATCTCCTTCCAGGAGGGACACCTTCACCAACGGCACAAGCAAT GGCTAAGGAGTGCGGGCATCGAGCTCGAAGGCAATGAAATCCTGGTGAACGAGCGCTACCAGACCAATGATCCAGATGTCTATGCAGCTGGCAGCTTCATCAAAATGCGACACACACCCAACTACCAATACAAATTTGTCAGTGAGAGAGAGTTGGCCCGCAAG ATCTTACATCATCTGGGCATAGTTACGGACAAGAATTTCGAGGATCGCTTCGCTGAGCCTGTGCTCTTCCAGGCCATTCTTCCGCTGCGCTACTTCATCACCAAAGTGACCATGCCCCGCAGATACCTCATCTCCCAACTGCCTGTCATGAAGAACTGCAATCTGACCACGTATAAGAACCAAACCTTCGGTCGTGTGGGACTAACCACGCGTATGATGGTGGATGAGATCGTGGTTGTAACAAAGCAA GAGTGCCACTTGGACTTCCTGCTGTACTTTTGTGGCAAGCACGAGTTGCTGCTGAACAAGCTGAAGTCGCGCTACAAGGCGCAATTGATTCACTGCTTTCTGAAGTTCTTCCAGGAGCCCTGGACAGAGCTGATCATGCATGACGACTTCGAGGAGCTGCAGGCGGAGAACAAGGAACTGCTCAGCCCCATGGCTATTTCGGCACTATCA CGTCCAAATCGTGGAGCGCTGGGCGAATTGACGGATATGGATTTCTTCACCCTGAACAAGCGCTACATCGAGCTGAAGCTGCTGTCTTTCCTGCGGGAGCATCGAAGAGACTTTCGTCACGAGTTCGCCCTGCCCGAAGACTTTCTCAAACTGGACCTGGCCGAGTACGAGAGATACTTGGATGCGGAGGAAAACGATTTGTCCTCGGACTCGAGTGAAACATAG